In a genomic window of Pontibacter liquoris:
- a CDS encoding relaxase/mobilization nuclease domain-containing protein, whose product MVAVIKTGTSVHRILAYNEQKVTAGVAACLLAANYPKDADCLTLLQKRNRLLRQAALNENVTRNSVHISLNFDPSEQLSPQQLREIAVAYMQRIGFGEQPYLVYQHHDAGHPHLHLVTVKVRADGSRIDMHNIGRNQSETARREIEAAFQLVRAADSHQRAARALTPVAAQKVRYGRSETKRAIALVLEAVLPHYYYTSLAELNAVLGLYGVQADRGSEDSRMYRHRGLTYRVLDEAGRQLGVPLKASAFYSKPTLAYLEARFHQNESARLPHRARLKNKLALALRQTPAPSLTGLIAALQKEGIHTALRQNGEGRLYGLTYIDHQTKCVFNGSALGKQYSAKGMLEQCRPAALPDPRWAGQPALHPQPGAYQAPRAWPLATDGPPATALPGPAGAGTLLDILLQPGQGGDYVPHQLKRNRKKKRRKRLSNP is encoded by the coding sequence ATGGTTGCAGTAATCAAAACCGGGACCTCCGTGCACCGCATCCTCGCCTACAATGAGCAGAAAGTAACAGCCGGAGTGGCCGCCTGCCTGCTGGCGGCCAATTACCCCAAGGATGCCGACTGCCTGACGCTGCTCCAGAAGCGCAACCGCCTGCTCCGCCAGGCGGCCCTGAACGAGAACGTCACGCGCAACAGCGTCCACATCTCGCTTAACTTCGACCCTTCCGAGCAGCTGTCGCCCCAGCAGCTACGGGAGATCGCCGTTGCCTATATGCAGCGGATCGGCTTTGGCGAGCAGCCCTACCTGGTCTACCAGCACCACGATGCCGGGCATCCGCACCTCCATTTGGTCACCGTGAAAGTACGGGCCGACGGCAGCCGCATCGACATGCACAACATCGGGCGCAACCAGTCGGAAACAGCACGCAGGGAAATAGAAGCCGCCTTTCAGCTGGTGCGGGCGGCGGACAGCCACCAGCGGGCTGCCCGGGCGCTGACGCCGGTCGCTGCGCAGAAAGTACGCTACGGCCGCTCCGAAACCAAACGGGCCATCGCCCTGGTGCTGGAGGCCGTGCTGCCCCACTACTACTACACATCCCTGGCGGAACTCAACGCGGTGCTGGGGCTCTACGGGGTGCAGGCCGACAGGGGCAGCGAGGACAGCCGGATGTACCGGCACCGGGGCCTTACCTACCGGGTGCTGGACGAAGCAGGTCGCCAGCTCGGAGTCCCTCTCAAAGCCAGCGCCTTTTACAGCAAACCGACGCTCGCTTACCTGGAGGCCCGGTTCCACCAAAACGAAAGCGCCCGCCTGCCCCATCGGGCGCGGCTAAAAAACAAATTGGCCCTAGCCCTGCGCCAAACGCCTGCCCCTTCCCTGACCGGCCTCATCGCGGCCCTGCAAAAGGAGGGTATCCACACCGCGCTGCGGCAGAACGGCGAGGGGCGGCTGTACGGGCTCACCTACATCGACCACCAGACCAAGTGCGTCTTCAACGGCAGTGCCCTGGGAAAGCAGTACAGTGCGAAGGGGATGCTGGAACAATGTCGTCCGGCAGCCTTGCCCGACCCGCGGTGGGCAGGCCAGCCGGCGCTACACCCCCAGCCTGGAGCCTACCAGGCACCCCGGGCCTGGCCCCTAGCCACGGATGGGCCGCCCGCTACGGCGCTGCCCGGGCCAGCGGGGGCAGGCACCCTGCTGGATATATTATTGCAGCCCGGCCAGGGAGGCGACTATGTGCCGCACCAGCTGAAGCGAAACCGCAAAAAGAAAAGGCGAAAGCGCCTGTCTAACCCCTAA
- a CDS encoding plasmid mobilization protein: MMSDLKDNRTKWLHVRLTPAEYALLHRRCSQTTCRKLSDYARRRLLGKPVTAYYRNQSLDNFMGEMVRLRQALNSLGGNFNQAVKKLHTLERIPEFRVWLGTWELERDRLLGQVEEIKNKINTVADQWLQ; encoded by the coding sequence ATGATGAGCGACTTAAAAGACAACCGCACCAAGTGGCTGCACGTGCGCCTCACGCCGGCCGAATACGCCCTGCTCCACCGCAGGTGCAGCCAGACCACCTGCAGGAAACTAAGCGACTATGCCCGCCGCAGACTACTGGGAAAGCCCGTTACGGCCTACTACCGCAACCAGTCGCTCGACAACTTTATGGGGGAGATGGTGCGGCTACGCCAAGCGCTCAACAGCCTGGGGGGCAACTTCAACCAGGCCGTTAAAAAGCTGCACACGCTCGAGCGGATTCCCGAATTCCGCGTCTGGCTGGGGACCTGGGAGCTGGAACGCGACCGCCTGCTCGGGCAGGTCGAGGAAATCAAAAACAAGATCAACACCGTGGCAGACCAATGGTTGCAGTAA
- a CDS encoding toprim domain-containing protein, with the protein MQNKANNRMTCQQARERDLVDYLAALGFAPARVRHNDYWYCSPLREEKNPSFKINRALNRWYDHGLGKGGNALDFALLFHKCTLRAFLQGDVGGDFQHLPQRATPALPAPGPQAGKITILRQGPLTAASLPGRYLARSGISPATAQAYCRHVTYSLYGKVYESVGFANDAGGYELRTPAFKASSSPKAISTFARGAREVAVFEGFIDFLSYLEIHKNRLPDPPDFLVLNSVSFFETARPFLERHAVIRLFLDNDATGRQYSRQALAYSARYRDESHRYPHHKDLNDWLVHQAGRQRLATRLRPA; encoded by the coding sequence ATGCAGAACAAAGCAAACAACAGGATGACGTGCCAGCAGGCAAGGGAACGGGACCTGGTCGACTACCTGGCCGCACTGGGCTTTGCCCCGGCCCGGGTCCGGCACAACGATTACTGGTACTGTTCGCCGCTCCGTGAGGAGAAGAACCCCTCTTTCAAGATCAACCGGGCCTTGAACAGGTGGTATGATCATGGCCTGGGAAAAGGCGGCAACGCCCTGGATTTTGCGCTCCTCTTTCACAAGTGCACGCTCCGCGCGTTCCTGCAGGGGGACGTGGGCGGTGACTTCCAGCACCTGCCGCAGCGGGCGACTCCTGCGCTGCCCGCCCCGGGGCCACAGGCCGGCAAGATCACAATCCTCCGGCAAGGCCCGCTTACCGCCGCCTCCCTTCCCGGCCGCTACCTTGCCCGAAGCGGGATATCGCCGGCCACGGCGCAGGCCTACTGCCGGCACGTGACCTACAGCCTTTACGGCAAGGTGTATGAGAGCGTGGGCTTTGCCAATGATGCCGGGGGCTATGAATTGCGTACCCCCGCTTTCAAGGCCAGCTCCTCGCCCAAGGCCATCTCCACCTTCGCCCGCGGAGCACGGGAAGTGGCCGTCTTCGAGGGCTTTATCGATTTTCTCTCCTACCTGGAAATCCACAAAAACCGCCTGCCGGACCCGCCGGATTTCCTGGTGCTCAATTCCGTGTCCTTCTTTGAAACGGCACGCCCTTTCCTGGAGCGCCATGCCGTGATCCGGCTGTTCCTCGACAACGATGCCACCGGGCGCCAGTACAGCCGCCAGGCCCTGGCGTACAGTGCCCGCTACCGGGATGAAAGCCACCGCTACCCGCATCACAAGGACCTCAATGACTGGCTCGTACACCAGGCCGGCAGGCAGCGCCTGGCAACACGCCTGCGGCCTGCCTAA
- a CDS encoding LytR/AlgR family response regulator transcription factor, producing the protein MRNLLALFRHLPPVPFHSLDALYRVPAAFLVAHALSASGQAATLAERLLTETYFAALALSLCVAPLLLYTACTFPLRRYWAVPGFMALLSGSPFLLRSPKPQAGKNNPAPSAPACRNLWIVHTGTKSIPIPVEHICYIFREGNHNFLRTFERVDYLVPQPLAHIHQQLDKKQFFRVNRRMIIACKACQGFQPAGYGKLELALCLPFHAPVVVSQLKAGAFRKWLQR; encoded by the coding sequence ATGAGAAACCTGCTTGCATTGTTCCGCCACCTTCCCCCGGTTCCTTTCCACTCGCTGGATGCCTTGTACAGGGTACCCGCCGCTTTCCTTGTCGCCCACGCCCTCTCCGCCTCCGGGCAGGCAGCCACGCTGGCCGAGCGGCTGCTCACCGAAACCTATTTTGCAGCGCTCGCCCTCAGCCTGTGCGTTGCCCCGCTCCTGCTCTACACGGCCTGCACCTTTCCCCTCCGGCGGTACTGGGCGGTTCCCGGCTTTATGGCCCTGCTTTCGGGGTCTCCTTTCCTGCTCCGGTCGCCCAAGCCACAGGCGGGCAAAAACAACCCTGCCCCCTCTGCCCCCGCCTGCAGGAACCTCTGGATCGTGCACACCGGGACAAAAAGCATCCCCATCCCCGTGGAGCACATCTGCTATATCTTCCGCGAGGGAAACCACAATTTCCTGCGCACCTTTGAGCGGGTCGACTACCTTGTTCCCCAGCCGCTGGCCCACATCCACCAACAGCTCGATAAAAAGCAGTTCTTCCGGGTCAACCGCCGCATGATCATCGCCTGCAAGGCCTGCCAGGGCTTTCAGCCCGCCGGGTACGGCAAGCTCGAACTGGCCCTCTGCCTCCCGTTTCACGCCCCTGTCGTGGTCAGCCAGCTCAAGGCGGGAGCCTTCCGAAAATGGCTGCAGCGGTGA
- a CDS encoding Crp/Fnr family transcriptional regulator, with amino-acid sequence MKIDKLCQVVFQMHPLPGKLRDKQVQEALRAHVREIIAESHYRERQLLLSTGQPAEHAYFIAEGFARGFYYDEQTGRDITVFLWNEEAIALAANSFFLRQPSDIHMEVMPGSTLLSLSHGQVSTLFELFPATEALARALSLQYNAFHKKRMKDLLTRSAWERYQDLLRTHPRVEQHVSQEVIASYLGITPWSLSRLKKQYK; translated from the coding sequence ATGAAAATCGACAAACTCTGCCAGGTGGTGTTCCAGATGCACCCGCTCCCGGGAAAGCTCAGGGACAAACAGGTGCAGGAAGCGCTCCGGGCCCATGTGCGCGAAATTATCGCCGAGAGCCACTACCGGGAGCGGCAGCTGTTGCTGAGCACGGGGCAGCCGGCAGAACATGCTTATTTCATTGCGGAAGGCTTTGCCCGGGGCTTTTATTACGACGAGCAAACGGGGCGCGACATCACCGTCTTTTTATGGAACGAGGAGGCGATCGCCCTGGCGGCTAACAGCTTTTTCCTGCGCCAGCCCTCCGATATCCACATGGAAGTGATGCCCGGCAGCACCCTGCTCTCGCTCTCCCACGGGCAGGTGTCCACGCTCTTCGAGCTCTTCCCCGCCACCGAGGCGCTGGCGCGGGCCCTGTCGCTGCAATACAACGCCTTCCATAAAAAGCGGATGAAAGACCTGCTCACCCGCTCGGCCTGGGAGCGCTACCAGGACCTGCTGCGCACGCACCCACGGGTGGAGCAGCACGTCTCCCAGGAAGTCATCGCCTCTTACCTGGGCATCACGCCCTGGTCGCTGAGCCGGTTGAAAAAGCAATACAAATAA
- a CDS encoding MauE/DoxX family redox-associated membrane protein, which yields MKSRNLILAGSTLALVALWVYAAVSKLQEFELFREQLLRQPFPAWLAGWLVWLVPLAELAATGLLLFRRTRGWGLIFSVGLLALFTGYVGLALAGVWEQVPCACGGIIGRLGWQGHFWFNLFFTLLAAGGLVVWKQKRRRASGGDAASGEAAYRSGGR from the coding sequence ATGAAAAGCAGGAACCTGATCCTTGCGGGGAGCACCCTGGCGCTCGTCGCCTTGTGGGTGTATGCGGCTGTGAGCAAGCTGCAGGAATTTGAGTTGTTCCGCGAGCAGCTGCTGCGGCAGCCTTTCCCGGCCTGGCTGGCCGGCTGGCTCGTGTGGCTGGTGCCCCTGGCCGAGCTGGCGGCAACCGGCCTGCTGCTGTTCCGGCGCACGCGGGGCTGGGGGCTGATTTTTTCGGTCGGGCTGCTGGCCCTGTTTACCGGCTATGTGGGGCTGGCCCTGGCAGGCGTGTGGGAGCAGGTGCCCTGCGCCTGCGGCGGGATCATCGGCCGGCTGGGCTGGCAGGGCCATTTCTGGTTCAACCTGTTTTTTACCCTGCTGGCAGCAGGCGGTTTAGTCGTGTGGAAACAAAAAAGACGCCGCGCCTCCGGGGGAGACGCCGCGTCAGGGGAAGCAGCCTACCGAAGTGGCGGCAGATAA
- a CDS encoding RagB/SusD family nutrient uptake outer membrane protein, with protein MTLRTINRSMYLLLLLGASLLAGCDSFLDETPDKKLALPDTLPDLQALLDYYGNLNEDDPAGSAETSADNYYLPTATWAAMSNEAERRKYTWEQDGLFRIGYRPNDWYECYGTIYYANTVLEALPGIPRTPANAATWDNLRGQAAYYRGQALLKAAINWTLAYDAATAARDLGLPLPRATDFNATLTRSSVQQTYDLVLEDLQTAASLLPVTVPHVMRPCRAAAYALLARTALAMRRYPEAGAYADSSLQLADQLLDYNTLSPTASYPIPRFNTEVLHESLFGAPQPLTPSRARIDTVLYGLYAADDLRKTLFFKSTPDGGHSFRGSYDGAGSSFFAGAATDEVYLVQAECRARAGDVTGALASLNTLLRHRWRTGTFTDLTAADAQEALALVLQERRKELLLRGLRWMDIKRLNKEGAGITLRRILDGQTFVLAPGDPRFALPLPEDVLELSGMPQNPR; from the coding sequence ATGACTTTACGAACGATCAACCGCAGCATGTACCTGCTGCTGCTGCTGGGGGCCTCCCTGCTGGCAGGCTGCGACAGCTTCCTGGACGAAACGCCGGACAAAAAGCTGGCCCTGCCCGACACGCTGCCCGACCTGCAGGCCCTGCTCGACTATTATGGCAACCTCAACGAGGATGACCCCGCGGGCTCGGCCGAGACCAGCGCCGACAACTATTACCTGCCCACGGCTACCTGGGCGGCCATGAGCAACGAAGCCGAGCGGCGTAAATATACCTGGGAGCAGGACGGCCTCTTCCGCATCGGCTACCGGCCCAACGACTGGTACGAATGCTACGGCACGATCTATTACGCCAACACCGTGCTCGAAGCCCTGCCCGGCATCCCGCGCACCCCTGCCAATGCCGCCACCTGGGACAATCTGCGGGGGCAGGCCGCCTATTACCGGGGACAGGCGCTGCTGAAGGCGGCCATCAACTGGACGCTGGCCTATGACGCGGCCACCGCGGCACGTGACCTGGGACTGCCCCTGCCCCGGGCAACAGACTTCAACGCAACGCTCACCCGCAGTAGCGTGCAGCAGACCTATGACCTGGTGCTCGAAGACCTGCAGACGGCCGCCAGCCTGCTCCCCGTGACCGTGCCCCACGTGATGCGCCCCTGCCGGGCGGCCGCCTATGCCCTGCTGGCCCGCACGGCCCTGGCCATGCGCCGCTACCCCGAAGCCGGCGCTTATGCCGACAGCAGCCTGCAGCTTGCTGACCAGCTGCTCGACTACAACACGCTCTCGCCCACGGCCAGCTATCCTATCCCCCGCTTCAACACCGAGGTGCTCCACGAGAGCCTCTTCGGCGCGCCGCAGCCCCTGACTCCCAGCAGGGCCCGCATCGACACGGTGCTCTATGGCCTGTATGCGGCCGACGATCTGCGCAAAACCCTTTTCTTCAAAAGCACCCCGGATGGCGGCCATTCCTTCCGCGGGAGCTACGACGGGGCCGGCTCAAGCTTCTTTGCCGGGGCTGCAACCGATGAAGTGTACCTGGTGCAGGCCGAGTGCCGCGCCCGTGCCGGCGATGTTACCGGGGCCCTGGCCAGCCTCAACACGCTGCTCCGCCACCGGTGGCGCACGGGCACCTTCACCGACCTGACCGCTGCCGATGCGCAGGAAGCCCTGGCCCTGGTGCTGCAGGAGCGGCGAAAGGAACTCCTCCTGCGGGGCCTGCGCTGGATGGACATCAAGCGGCTCAACAAAGAAGGGGCCGGCATCACCCTGCGGCGTATCCTCGACGGGCAGACGTTCGTGCTGGCACCCGGGGACCCGCGCTTTGCGCTGCCGCTCCCCGAAGACGTGCTGGAGCTCTCGGGCATGCCGCAGAATCCCCGCTGA
- a CDS encoding SusC/RagA family TonB-linked outer membrane protein gives MKKIVLMLCLLGFLAPARAQHAVEGRVVAARDLLPLPGATVRLTSRPGAVLTNAEGRFHLPAAAAGDTLLVSFLGYVPRRLPLPATAGPLEIALQENAQALQEVVVSTGYQRLPRERATGSFTQLDEATLNRQVGTDILSRLEAVAGGVTVDRSGIQQQLMVRGLSTINGSQAPLIVVDNFPYEGDIANLNPNDVASITILKDAAAASIWGARAGNGVIVITTKKGRFHQPLAATLHLNVTRSARPDLSYLQPMRATDYIDVEQFLFEQGYFEGLSGGYGQPVLSPVVELLFQQQNGTLPAGEVAARLNALRSADVREDYKKYIYQPALKQQYALDLQSGSEVLAWHLSGGYDRNIDQLDARYNRLNLRFDNTLRPARHLTLTTGAAYTQSESTGGRPGYGQIGYGEHFVLPYTRFADEAGNPLPFPKDYQQAFKDTAGGGHLLDWNYYPLEDYKHVQDETGLQDVTANAGLAYDWPQGLRTEVRYQYERQQTSQRLLQDAQSYAARHLVNLFSQRDPETGTFSYPIPRGGMLDLRSSLLVAQHLRAQLSFDHTWNRHALTALAGAELRQARTTGYSSRRYGYNPAKLTSGRVDYAVPYPDFVTGYAQYIPDLNGEEARLSRFVSQFANAAYTYHDRYTLSLSARRDASNLFGLHTNDKWNPLWSAGLGWELSREPFYHQAWLPYLKLRSTYGFSGNTNPAFTAVSTIAYVVTSPYTQLPYARFATYANPDLTWETVRMWNTGLDFGTKNSRLSGSLEYYRKKAFDLFALYPVDYTTGVGDQVVRNVATITGQGADLTLASTNLQGALGWTSQLNWSFNQDRVRDYYLGTPAPYQLVSPGSRVPGVEGKPVYALYSYKWAGLDPQTGAPQGYVNGEVSQDYNAIVYGDLAMGDLVYHGSALPTAYGSLGNTFTWKGFSLTAAISWKLGYYFRAPSISYPALFDGAGGHADFARRWQKPGDEQLTHVPALAYPGSSARDAFYSGSGVLVEKGDHVRLQYLTAAYDLVPTHPGKSTFTRLQLYLSGSHLGILWRANRLGLDPDQYKYNALPEPASLSLGVRASL, from the coding sequence ATGAAAAAAATAGTACTGATGCTGTGCCTGCTGGGCTTCCTGGCTCCTGCCCGGGCGCAACACGCTGTGGAGGGCCGGGTGGTCGCCGCCCGCGACCTGCTTCCCCTGCCCGGGGCCACCGTCCGGCTGACAAGCAGGCCCGGGGCCGTGCTCACCAACGCCGAAGGGCGCTTTCACCTGCCGGCCGCCGCGGCGGGCGATACGCTGCTGGTCTCTTTCCTGGGCTATGTGCCCCGCCGCCTCCCGCTGCCCGCCACCGCCGGGCCGCTGGAGATCGCCCTGCAGGAAAACGCCCAGGCCCTGCAGGAAGTGGTGGTCTCCACCGGCTACCAGCGCCTGCCGCGCGAGCGGGCCACGGGCTCCTTTACCCAGCTCGACGAGGCGACCCTCAACCGGCAGGTAGGCACCGACATCCTGAGCCGCCTGGAAGCGGTGGCCGGGGGCGTGACGGTGGACCGCTCGGGCATTCAGCAACAGCTCATGGTGCGCGGCCTCTCCACAATCAACGGCTCACAGGCGCCCCTGATCGTCGTGGACAACTTCCCCTACGAGGGCGACATCGCCAACCTTAACCCCAATGATGTGGCGAGCATCACCATCCTCAAGGACGCGGCCGCCGCCTCCATCTGGGGAGCCAGGGCGGGCAACGGCGTGATCGTGATCACCACCAAAAAAGGGCGTTTCCACCAGCCCCTGGCCGCCACCCTCCACCTGAACGTGACCCGCAGTGCCCGGCCCGACCTTTCGTACCTGCAGCCGATGCGGGCCACGGACTATATCGACGTGGAGCAGTTTCTCTTTGAGCAGGGCTACTTTGAGGGCCTGTCGGGCGGCTATGGCCAGCCCGTGCTCTCCCCCGTGGTAGAGCTGCTCTTCCAGCAGCAGAACGGCACCCTGCCGGCCGGCGAGGTGGCCGCCCGGCTCAACGCCCTGCGCAGCGCCGATGTGCGCGAAGACTATAAAAAGTATATCTACCAGCCCGCCCTGAAGCAGCAGTACGCCCTTGACCTGCAGAGCGGCTCCGAGGTGCTGGCCTGGCACCTCTCGGGCGGCTATGACCGCAACATCGACCAGCTGGATGCCCGCTACAACCGCCTCAACCTGCGCTTTGACAATACCCTGCGCCCGGCCAGACACCTCACCCTCACCACCGGGGCCGCCTATACCCAGAGCGAAAGCACGGGGGGCCGGCCCGGCTACGGCCAGATCGGTTACGGCGAGCATTTTGTGCTTCCCTACACCCGCTTTGCCGATGAGGCAGGCAACCCGCTGCCCTTCCCCAAAGACTACCAGCAGGCCTTCAAGGATACGGCCGGCGGCGGCCACCTGCTCGACTGGAACTACTACCCGCTGGAGGACTACAAGCATGTGCAGGACGAAACCGGCCTGCAGGACGTGACCGCCAACGCCGGGCTTGCCTATGACTGGCCACAGGGCCTGCGGACCGAGGTCCGCTACCAGTATGAGCGGCAGCAGACGAGCCAGCGCCTGCTGCAGGACGCCCAGAGCTATGCGGCCCGCCACCTGGTGAACCTCTTTTCCCAGCGCGACCCGGAAACGGGTACCTTCTCCTACCCCATCCCGCGCGGCGGGATGCTGGATCTGCGCAGCAGCCTGCTGGTGGCCCAGCACCTGCGCGCCCAGCTTTCCTTTGACCATACCTGGAACCGCCACGCCCTCACCGCGCTGGCCGGGGCCGAGCTGCGTCAGGCCCGGACCACGGGCTACAGCAGCCGCCGCTATGGCTACAACCCCGCCAAGCTGACCTCGGGCCGGGTGGACTACGCCGTCCCCTATCCTGACTTTGTGACCGGCTATGCCCAGTACATCCCCGACCTGAACGGCGAGGAGGCCCGGCTCAGCCGCTTTGTGTCCCAGTTTGCCAACGCGGCCTACACCTACCACGACCGCTACACCCTCTCGCTGAGCGCGCGCCGGGATGCCTCGAACCTGTTTGGCCTGCACACCAACGACAAATGGAACCCGCTGTGGTCGGCGGGCCTGGGCTGGGAGCTCTCCCGCGAGCCCTTCTATCACCAGGCGTGGCTTCCCTACCTCAAGCTGCGCTCCACCTACGGCTTCAGCGGCAACACCAACCCGGCCTTTACGGCGGTGTCCACCATCGCATACGTGGTCACCTCCCCCTACACCCAGCTGCCCTATGCCCGCTTTGCCACCTATGCCAACCCCGACCTGACCTGGGAGACGGTGCGTATGTGGAACACGGGCCTTGACTTCGGCACCAAAAACTCGAGGCTCTCGGGCAGCCTGGAGTACTACCGCAAGAAAGCCTTTGATTTGTTTGCCCTCTACCCGGTGGACTATACCACGGGCGTGGGCGACCAGGTGGTCCGCAACGTGGCCACCATCACGGGCCAGGGCGCGGACCTGACGCTGGCCAGCACCAACCTGCAGGGAGCCCTGGGCTGGACGAGCCAGCTCAACTGGAGTTTCAACCAGGACCGGGTGCGCGATTACTACCTGGGCACCCCGGCCCCTTACCAGCTCGTATCGCCCGGCTCCCGCGTCCCGGGAGTGGAAGGCAAGCCTGTCTATGCGCTGTATTCCTACAAGTGGGCGGGTCTGGACCCGCAGACGGGGGCCCCGCAGGGCTATGTCAACGGCGAAGTGAGCCAGGACTACAACGCGATCGTCTACGGTGACCTGGCGATGGGCGATTTGGTGTACCACGGCTCCGCCCTGCCCACCGCCTACGGCTCGCTGGGCAACACTTTTACCTGGAAAGGCTTCTCCCTGACAGCTGCGATCAGCTGGAAGCTGGGCTATTATTTCCGCGCCCCTTCCATCAGCTACCCGGCCCTGTTTGACGGCGCGGGCGGCCACGCGGACTTCGCCCGCCGCTGGCAAAAGCCGGGGGATGAGCAGCTCACGCATGTGCCCGCCCTGGCCTACCCCGGCTCGAGCGCCCGCGACGCGTTTTACAGCGGGTCCGGCGTCCTTGTCGAGAAAGGGGACCACGTGCGGCTCCAGTACCTTACGGCCGCCTACGACCTGGTGCCCACGCACCCCGGCAAAAGCACCTTCACCCGCCTGCAGCTCTACCTGAGCGGCAGCCACCTGGGCATCCTCTGGCGCGCCAACCGCCTGGGGCTCGACCCCGACCAGTACAAGTATAACGCCCTGCCCGAACCCGCCAGCCTGTCGCTGGGCGTCAGGGCCTCGCTTTAA
- a CDS encoding TlpA family protein disulfide reductase — translation MTRTNWLTKIPLFLYFLLLALLLQLLPGWFLSVARAQAPAEGLAIGQPVPDVLLSPLVAYPTSSARISDFKGKLLLLDFWATWCGACKAALPRLEALQQEFGDSLQVLLVTRDEAAKVQAFFTKWKSPDGDPYRLPSAVGSTALDALFPYRLVPHYVWIGPDGTLQAITTSEQVTAANIRRALQEGTMPDRMKVDLDLQQPLFAGKYLPTGNLVHYSILLKGKIDGLPSGSHFRRSGDTIVGRAITNQPLLFFYETVALHALPGYTRSRLLLQVRDLAPLLPDKSADSPDAWNRQHLYSYDLIAPPAEAGHLYERMLEDLNRYSGYHGAIEAHPAKCLVLQLTGSPKKLASRGGPRESTLFKPGSKRLRNAPVSYLVKQLLSEPGIHLPVLDETGYAGNIDLDLTAALDDLPALRRELRRYHLDLVEAERTIPLLVLRDQPPTPAP, via the coding sequence ATGACACGAACCAACTGGCTTACCAAAATTCCCCTGTTTCTCTACTTCCTGCTCCTGGCCCTGCTGCTGCAGCTGCTGCCGGGCTGGTTTCTTTCCGTTGCCCGGGCGCAGGCCCCGGCCGAGGGGCTGGCGATCGGGCAGCCCGTTCCCGACGTACTGCTTTCTCCCCTGGTCGCATACCCCACCTCCTCGGCGCGTATCTCCGACTTTAAAGGCAAGCTGCTGCTGCTGGACTTCTGGGCGACCTGGTGCGGGGCCTGCAAAGCTGCCCTGCCCCGGCTCGAAGCCCTCCAGCAAGAGTTTGGCGACAGCCTGCAGGTGCTGCTGGTCACGCGCGACGAGGCCGCCAAGGTGCAGGCCTTCTTCACTAAGTGGAAAAGCCCCGACGGCGATCCCTACCGGCTGCCCTCGGCGGTCGGTTCCACCGCCCTGGACGCGCTGTTTCCTTACCGGCTGGTGCCCCACTATGTCTGGATTGGCCCTGACGGCACCCTGCAGGCCATCACCACCTCCGAGCAGGTCACGGCCGCCAACATCCGCCGCGCCCTGCAGGAGGGCACCATGCCCGACCGGATGAAAGTAGACCTCGACCTGCAGCAACCGCTCTTTGCCGGCAAGTACCTGCCCACGGGCAACCTGGTGCACTATTCCATCCTGCTTAAGGGCAAGATCGACGGCCTGCCCAGCGGCTCCCACTTCCGCCGCAGCGGCGACACCATCGTCGGAAGGGCCATCACCAACCAGCCCCTGCTCTTTTTCTACGAGACCGTGGCCCTGCATGCCCTGCCCGGTTATACCCGCAGCCGTCTGCTGCTGCAGGTGCGGGACCTGGCTCCGCTGCTGCCCGATAAATCCGCAGACAGCCCCGATGCCTGGAACCGCCAGCACCTCTACAGCTACGACCTGATCGCCCCGCCGGCTGAAGCCGGCCACCTCTACGAGCGCATGCTCGAAGACCTGAACCGCTACTCGGGCTACCACGGGGCCATCGAGGCGCACCCTGCCAAGTGCCTGGTGCTGCAGCTGACGGGCAGCCCCAAAAAGCTCGCCTCCCGGGGTGGCCCGCGGGAGAGCACCCTTTTCAAGCCCGGCTCCAAGCGCCTGCGCAATGCCCCGGTCTCCTACCTGGTCAAGCAGCTGCTCAGCGAGCCGGGCATCCACCTGCCCGTGCTGGACGAGACCGGCTATGCCGGCAACATCGACCTGGACCTGACTGCTGCCCTGGATGACCTGCCGGCCCTGCGCAGGGAGCTGCGCCGCTATCACCTGGACCTGGTGGAGGCGGAACGGACGATCCCACTGCTGGTGCTGCGCGACCAGCCGCCTACCCCGGCCCCCTAG
- a CDS encoding helix-turn-helix domain-containing protein, which produces METAARKRPIHLGDHVRRMRTALGVKQATLANELGTTQQNISRIEQEEEVDDATLEKIAKVLGVTSEAIRNFTEEGAVFHIQNMHDNASAGAGVGNCNQHTFNFNAVEKIVELYEALLKSEREKIEMLERMLKNQ; this is translated from the coding sequence ATGGAAACAGCAGCCAGAAAACGACCGATTCACTTGGGCGACCATGTCCGCAGAATGCGTACTGCCTTAGGCGTGAAGCAGGCTACCTTAGCCAATGAACTAGGTACCACGCAGCAGAATATCTCCCGCATTGAGCAGGAGGAGGAAGTGGATGATGCAACATTGGAGAAGATTGCGAAAGTGTTAGGAGTGACCTCTGAAGCAATTAGGAATTTTACTGAAGAAGGGGCAGTATTTCATATTCAGAATATGCATGATAATGCATCAGCTGGCGCTGGAGTAGGAAATTGTAACCAACATACATTTAACTTTAATGCTGTTGAAAAAATAGTTGAGCTATATGAAGCTTTACTGAAAAGCGAGCGGGAGAAAATTGAGATGTTGGAGCGTATGCTTAAAAATCAGTAG